In Alcaligenes faecalis, the sequence TCGTCCAGTGGATTATGACGAGGTGGCTTCCTCCTTTGGCTGGCGTCGTCACCCGATTTCGGGTCGCCACGCCTTGCACGAGGGGCTGGATTTCCCGGCTCCCAAGGGCACGCCTATTTATGCGGCTTCTGGCGGAGTCGTGTCCGAAGCCCGCTATATGACAGGCTACGGCAAGCTGGTGGAAATCAATCACGGCAATGGCATGAGCACGCGATACGCCCATGCGTCATCAATCGTTGTTAAATTAGGCGACGTAGTAGAAAAAGGGCAGTTGATCGCCCGCGTCGGATCTACCGGGCAGTCCACAGGCTCACACCTGCACTTTGAAGTGCGTATGGCCGGACATGCGCTGGATCCCAAGCTTTTTCTGCCGGCGCGTGAGTATGTAGAACAGCAGATCGCGCAATTGGATTCGGACAAGTAGTTCCGTCTTGCAGCATGTGCGTTAAACTGATTGTTTGCTTGCGCATCCCTTTTAACCAGAGATAGGCTCGAGGCACAGATTCAAGCCCTTGCGGCCTCGCCTACATTGACGACACAAGAATGGTTTCATTGCTGAAAAAGCTTATTGGCAGTCGTAACGACCGACTGCTCAAACAGTACCGTAAGCAGGTCGCCCAGATTAATGCTCTTGAGCCTACTATTCAGGGCCTGAGTGACGAGGCCTTGGCAGCCAAGACGCAGGAGCTGCGTCAACGTGTTCAGGATGGCGCCTCGCTTAACTCGCTCTTGCCCGAGGCTTTTGCCATCGTGCGCGAGGCGGGTATCCGTGTATTTGGCATGCGCCACTTTGACGTGCAGATGCTCGGTGCCATTGCCTTGCACAACGGCAAGATTTCCGAAATGCGTACGGGTGAGGGTAAAACCCTGACCGCGACCCTGGCCGTGTACCTGAATGCACTGTCCGGCAAGGGCGTGCACGTGGTGACCGTCAACGATTACCTGGCACGACGCGACGCGGGCTGGATGGGCCGTCTGTACAACTTCCTGGGTCTGAGCGTGGGTGTGGTGGTTCCCCAGCAAGACAATGCCGAGAAGATTGCCGCCTACCAGGCCGACATTACCTACGGTACCAATAACGAATTTGGTTTTGACTACCTGCGCGACAATATGGAATACCGCGCCGAGGATCGCCGCCAGCGCGGTTTGTCCTACGCGATTGTCGACGAAGTTGACTCCATCCTGATCGACGAAGCCCGTACTCCGCTGATTATCTCCGGCCAGGCCGAAGACAATACCGAGCTGTACGTGCGCATGAACGTGGTTCCGCCCATGCTGACCCGCATGACGCAAGAGCCTCGTCCACACGAGCCCGAGCCCGAAGGCGACTTCTGGGTCGACGAAAAGGGCCAGCAGGTTCATATCTCCGAAGCCGGCCACGAGCGTGCCGAGCAGATTCTGACCGACATTGGTCTGCTGCCCGAAGGCGAATCGCTGTACGAGCCACGCCACATTTCCCTGATGCACCACCTGATGGTCGCTCTGCGCGCCCACAACCTGTTCTTCCGCGACCAGCAATACGTGGTCCAGGACGGCGAAGTGGTGATCGTGGATGAATTCACGGGCCGCTTGATGGCAGGTCGCCGTTGGTCCGATGGCTTGCACCAGGCCGTGGAAGCCAAGGAAGGCGTTCGCATCCAGAACGAAAACCAGACACTGGCTTCGATTACCTTCCAGAACTACTTCCGTATGTACGACAAGCTGTCCGGCATGACGGGTACGGCCGATACCGAAGCCTACGAGTTCCAGGAAATCTATAGCCTTGAAACCGTCATCATTCCACCGAATCGTCCGCTCGCCCGTAAGGACCAGAACGACCAGGTCTTCAAAACCGATGACGAAAAATTCAATGCCATTCTGAAAGACATTCAGGACTGCCACGAACGTGGTCAGCCTGTTCTGGTGGGTACCACCAGCATTGAAAACTCCGAGCTGATCTCCACGCGCCTGAACGCCGCTGGCGTCAAGCACGAGGTTCTGAACGCCAAGCAACACGCCCGTGAAGCCGATATCGTGGCTGAAGCCGGTATGCCTGGCCACGTGACTATCGCCACCAATATGGCCGGTCGTGGTACGGACATTGTGCTGGGCGGCAGCATCGAGCGTGCCATTTCCCAGGTGCGTGAAGACGAATCCCTGAGCGCTGAGCAGAAAGAATCCCAGATTCAGGCTATTCGTGCTGCGTGGGAGCCATTGAACCAGCAGGTCAAACAGGCTGGTGGTTTGCGCATTATTGGTACCGAGCGTCACGAATCCCGCCGTATCGACAACCAGTTGCGTGGTCGTGCCGGTCGTCAGGGTGACCCAGGCTCCTCGCGTTTTTACCTGTCGCTGGAAGATTCGCTGATGCGCATCTTCGCTGGTGATCGTGTGCGCGCCATTATGGAACGTCTGCGTTTGCCGGAAGGCGAGCCTATCGAAGCCCGCATGGTGACCCGTTCCATCGAGTCGGCCCAGCGCAAGGTTGAAGCCCGCAACTTCGATATTCGTAAACAGCTGTTGCAGTACGACGACGTGGCCAATGATCAGCGCAAGGTGATCTACGCCCAGCGTAACGAAGTGCTGGAATCGGCTGATATTGCCGACACCATCAGCAGCCTGCGTGAAGCCGCCGTCAGCCGTCTGTTCCGTGAATACGTGCCGCAAGACACGATGGAAGAGCAATGGGATATCCCTGGCCTGACCACTGCTTTGCAAAGCACCTTCCAGATTGAGCTGCCTTTGGCTGAAATGCTGGAGAAAGAGTCCAATCTGACCGACGACGATTTGCATGATCGCGTCATCGAAGAATCCCAGCGTCTGCTGCAAGCCAAGATTGACCTGGTGGG encodes:
- the secA gene encoding preprotein translocase subunit SecA, with the protein product MVSLLKKLIGSRNDRLLKQYRKQVAQINALEPTIQGLSDEALAAKTQELRQRVQDGASLNSLLPEAFAIVREAGIRVFGMRHFDVQMLGAIALHNGKISEMRTGEGKTLTATLAVYLNALSGKGVHVVTVNDYLARRDAGWMGRLYNFLGLSVGVVVPQQDNAEKIAAYQADITYGTNNEFGFDYLRDNMEYRAEDRRQRGLSYAIVDEVDSILIDEARTPLIISGQAEDNTELYVRMNVVPPMLTRMTQEPRPHEPEPEGDFWVDEKGQQVHISEAGHERAEQILTDIGLLPEGESLYEPRHISLMHHLMVALRAHNLFFRDQQYVVQDGEVVIVDEFTGRLMAGRRWSDGLHQAVEAKEGVRIQNENQTLASITFQNYFRMYDKLSGMTGTADTEAYEFQEIYSLETVIIPPNRPLARKDQNDQVFKTDDEKFNAILKDIQDCHERGQPVLVGTTSIENSELISTRLNAAGVKHEVLNAKQHAREADIVAEAGMPGHVTIATNMAGRGTDIVLGGSIERAISQVREDESLSAEQKESQIQAIRAAWEPLNQQVKQAGGLRIIGTERHESRRIDNQLRGRAGRQGDPGSSRFYLSLEDSLMRIFAGDRVRAIMERLRLPEGEPIEARMVTRSIESAQRKVEARNFDIRKQLLQYDDVANDQRKVIYAQRNEVLESADIADTISSLREAAVSRLFREYVPQDTMEEQWDIPGLTTALQSTFQIELPLAEMLEKESNLTDDDLHDRVIEESQRLLQAKIDLVGQPNWGNFERSVLLQSIDTQWRGHLQALDHLRQGIHLRGYAQKDPKQEYKREAFELFSDMLDRVRDEVVKVLMTVRIQTPEQVEEAAVEVPANSNVRFHHSDYDAALSGEDPGLDEAAKGEVPRVGRNDPCPCGSGKKYKQCHGRLS